The sequence ttcttcatttttccttaAGCACACTTGGGGTATGCTGCGGTCTGCGAGCAATCGACTACCGCGATCTCCGCGTTTACCTTGAACGACACAGAGCTCATTCTCCCTGtaccctctctctcgcgtggcttttaatttttttttattcgtcgGAGGGTCACGCCGCGTGCACTTTCACTGCATTCGATTCCTCGGTGCCTAGTACTGCCGCGCGTTTCAAAGACCACCACTTCTTCTCGCGCCATTCTCGTTCCTCGCGTGTCGATTGCACGAGTTGGCTAACGAACGGGCACCGTTAAATCGCACCGATTCAACAGCGCGAACGGGAAGATCGGGGTTGTGCGCCGGGTAGAATCGCGTTCCCACGTCTCGAGTGAGCCTCTCTCGTAACGAtcctcttgttttttttttttttttcaaacgaACGTTAGTGAAACAAACGAGAAATTGGTTTACGGCACTTTGGTATTCGTGGCACGAAGATTTTCATCTAGTAACAAATGCATGAATTACAACGAGTTAATGAATCGAAATGAATTCAATGGACCGGCGTTACGTCAATGGAAGATTATAACGTAATTTGTTAAatgtgttaaattaaattaaacaagatGTGACGTTAAGAGTATCTAAAGGCAGCCGCATAATCCCTAtaagcaattattataatactatcAAAAGAATATCTTATCGATTGGAAACAATCTTAATGTCAcatctaaaaataattcttctagcAAGTTGCGACGCCACAACGTATGCGCGATGTGAAGCTTTgcaattattactaaatataataataacattcttTAAACACCCATGTAGAAAATTATACTTCTTGAAGTACATAATCTCCAAATGAGATTACATAATCTTTCGGGTAACCAATTGTTCGGATAAACAACTCTATTCGAGTCTACCGGAagacttaaaaaaaaaataatctttcaatTAAGATCCGTgattctctttattattttttttcatccacAATATTACGTTGTGGCATTTAATCATCAAAGGCATGACACTGTtcgttacaattttatattgattgaTTCTTCATCCTTTAGTCGAAGGCAATCGTTATCCTTCTTCATGTGGGAACATGCTTATTCCGCAACGCATATCTCTGTGCGTGCACATGCGAAATACGTCTGTTGCCACCAGCAGCGAACCCGTTTCGATCTGCAgacgcgttatcgcgcgacgcccccgacgacgacgcgacgatcGCAATGCGAAGATCGTGAGAGACGATACGGAATAGCACACCGTATATATACGCTGGATAGAAAAGGCCGCACGATTAGTACAATAAAGTACCGCGACTTTCGCGATTATACACGGTGTCCCGAACGTTCgtcatttctctttttctttcccccGTTTTCCGCCCGCGGTGGAAAATCGTGGTGACGCCAGATTCCGAAAGCACGCATTAGCGCTTTTGCAAGAAGAGGAACTGACAGACAATAGAAGGTTGACAGAGGTATATGACAAAGTCATCGATATATTTGTGATCAGACTGACTTCGTgactgtttaattaattattattgactaTTCTGTCGTATTTTCTGTCATAATACATTTGAAAGAGGTAtatctgttctttttttagGAAGCATTCTTTTGTATGTGATAAATTCGAAgtgatataatgtatattaaatagtTAACTCACGTTGATTCATTTTGCCATATATTTCGGAACGAAATTAGCTTAtctaaatatatgtaatcatAAAAATGTGTGTCGTATGGCGCCCGATGCGTTTCTCTGTGTTCACTGGATAACAATGTgaactaataaattattgcaaatgcaTTACACATGCAGCAATTTTGGGAATTTACTAATTCATGTGCAATCTAGCACAAAATATAGTACGGATTTACATAACTGCAGCAAATTGTCGAATAAAAATCGTATGAATAATGGATTtcttataatacataattccTTACGATGCATGTAAAACATCTTGCATAAAATCGCATAAACGTACGCAAGTTTTTTATTAGACACGCTTATTATAGGACAACCTTCTAATTATGGTTGTCATCGTTTGTGATATAACCATAATTAATcaacaataaaaatgtctaACAACAAGTCATAATTCTTTGCTAATCGGACATTTccgataaaataacaaaaggaAACGACTTTAGGACAATTTAGAGAAACTCTCGAGAACACGTGCAAAAATCGTGAAgctaaaaagatataatgttTCCTCTTGTAATGATACACTGACACAAAATTCCTGCACTGTAACAAAATATGTGGAGGTCatgaaaagagataaaatatgttcaaaaagcACGAGAGTCGCCATTTAGCTGCTGACTAAAATATGTATTCGTGCAGAACATCCAGATAAAGCTGTTACAAACAGATTAAACACGTTTTTTTATGACGAATTTTGGTAAGATTGAGTTGTATGTGGTTTTATAGCGAGCAAAgaattcaagaaatataaaatatgcattaataAGCGAttgattaaacattattattgggtaattgaattttcttgccaattattcaaaatatataaaataaaactctaGTTGGcataaattaaacttaatttcATATCATTAAGAAAGTCAATTATTTAGAAGTGTTTAGTTTTTTAAGGAAatttaaggattaaatttaagaaagTTTCActgtttatgtaataataataatgtaataatttgtgaaattaattatattgaaattattaggCGCTTGCACTGACGAAGAATCGAGAAATTTGGCATTATGGAGCTGACAAGTCACCTGCACACGTCGGTAGAATTGCCAACGAACGAAACGTCACTTTACCATGATATGGAAACTCATTCCTCGCATAAGGACAGCTGGGAAGATGTACTAACAGCTAAAGCCGTCACTATGGTGGTTCTATGTAGCGTTAGCACGATTATGGGCATCATACCAATGTTTCTGGCCAAGTGGTTCAAGTGGGACATGAGCGGACAAAATCCAAGGTAATGATAGCATTTTCATGCATAATTATTACTTACTTAATAATTATCCAACtaaaattgcatatatataaaacgacTTATTTAgcaatacaaattaattattcgatatgTTTCTATGAGCTTATGAAAATAATCttacagagaaaaaaaagatttgctATAAGAACTAGAAACTATTCTTTTTTCGTAACAgctttcttttaatataatattttaacatagaACAATTTCTAACAGCatgaaatagatataaaaatcgagaacaatttacattttccgaaatatttttttatcaatttgtcAATTTCATAAACTGATGTTAAAGAGTTAAAGTACGTAAGAAGTGGATAAAATCGTGGAACACATATATACGACACAAGACACATATTTGCTGTCATACTTGAGAGATTACTCGTCGACGTAATCCCTAGCATAACAGCGCGCTTTGTATCTCATCGATATCGTTTGAAAAATACTCGACAATGTAATACGAATTGacgagataaataataaaaaactttttggTGTGTAGATCAATGCAGATAGTAAGAATTCTACTCGGTTTTGGCGGTGGTGTTCTATTTAGTACAACATTTCTCCATTTAATACCGGAAGTTGCGGAAGGTGTCGAACATCTCGTTATAGAAGGCAAAATAACTCCCATGAAATTTTCGTTGGCAGAAGCACTCGCATGCACCGGGTAAGTCAATTCTTTTGACattatattgtttaaattaacATAGAAAAATAGATTGTGCGTCAAACAAGAAGATTATTATTCTGTTCACAAGCGCAtacagtaataatttatacatttattttatataagtataattaaataatattaattttattgatactTATACTCAAAGATAGctatctaattaattataaattaatatctttggATCATAGATTCTTCATTATGTACCTGGTGGAAGAATCCGTGCATACGTATCTCAGAAAAAGAACAGCGGATCGGGAtataactattaaaaaggacGTGAATCGCAGTACGAATGAATTGGTGGAGAACGGTCATCCGACGCCGTACCCCAGCAACAATCATTCGCACGCGTAAGTTTGTTCATGTCCGGCCTTACAAAAACACGTTCCCTGTCACGTATATTTCGGTACACACTGAAACTCATTTTCAGGccaagtgatatttttatcattggtagataaagtgcaagaaaataattgttggtATCACTATTACATGCTCTATGATGTCTAAGTTGCAATCAAGTTTCACTATTTACTctactgaaaaataaatttccagcTCACAAAAGGCTCACAAAAAATAGATCATTTTTACACCTTTATCAAACACTATAACGGTTTCGGTACACACAATCTGAAAATGACAACTACTCAAAAACGGCTTGCCAGGGAACGTGTTAATTTATCAGTTGGCACTTCGGCAGCGCGAAGAGACGCAAGTATAACTTcatcttttctttaatttatagGGGTCACAGCCACTTACCGACAATAATGGACGATAACGACGACTTCTTGATAACTTCCCTGAGAGGATTATTAATAGTTCTCGGTTTATCCGTGCATGAATTATTCGAGGGGCTAGCGATTGGTCTAGAGAGCTCTGCCGGACACGTATGGTAATTACTTCGTGCAAAATATTCTGTCTTTATGTCGCGACAACAATAATTATGCTGCTTGAATAGATACGTCAGCGcacgatcatgaaatctacgCTGATACCTGCGGGATTGTCTTCCAAAGCCTACAATTGTATtactttatgaaaaattgGACATTATTATTCATCGCTTATCATTATACGACTTTTTACTTATCAGAAATGCTAATACGTTCGCGTatgttctttaattatttgctGGTACATTCGTTGTGcgtttgataattaaattagatattttcGCAATACAAATTGAAAGTAATGAAATCATAACTCGTCTATAGGTACATGTTCCTCGCAGTGGCATCCCATAAATTCGTCATAGCATTCTGCATCGGCGTGGAACTGATTGCATCCCGAACTAGGCGGTATCTGTCTATAATTTACGTGTGCACATTTGCCGTGGTATCGCCCATCGGAATTGGCATCGGAATGGGTCTGGTTGGCGGTGGAAGTGCGGCCGCGAGTGGACCGATGGCGGTGATATTGCAGGCAAGTTTCTCAATCATTGAGAACTCGGCAAAACAAGATCTTTCAATTGATAAGACAAAAAGATTGTCATAATTACTTTTGTGATAATGCATTTAAagtatttagaaaaattattgtctAGAAAATTGTCGATAAATTAATTGtcgataaattaattgacACGTGTagtatgaattaaaaaaatttttttatcgttatctTCTTACTTTCCAGGGATTGGCGTCAGGTACTCTACTTTACGTAGTGTTCTTCGAGATCTTGCAGGAGAATCGAACCGGACTTACGCAGTATGTCTCGATCCTCGTCGGTTTCCTCGTAATGTTTGGTCTGCAAATGTTGAGTGAGTAAACAATGTTTTTATCTTAAAGTATATAAACTTCATattctttgataattattgGGAAAAACCAGTAGCAAATGATTAAAAACAAATGCTCGGCCCTCTATTGTGCGTTGGAATTAACTCGTTCTTCGAACGCaagtaaaatgataaattttaatagataatattatgctatatttcgttaattttttgGTTTCTTAATGAACTTGAGCTTTCCTGAAATTTATtagtaaagtaaaaaaattaaaagtaatgataCGGTGAAAAGAATGAgattattaaacataaatttaaatatgcaaatacgAGTAACACAAAACtgaaaataacattaacattCGATCAACAAACAATGTCAATTTTGAGCAAATTAAACTGTGGATCTAGGTAATCTTTGCACTTTAGGAATCGTTTCATATTTGCATCCGGGGTCGAAAGTCATCGAGACGACCAGTGCTTATCGATTGTTAGTGGACAATTAATCTCTAGTCAACAGTCACTTATCGCAGCGTAGTCACGGTATATGAGTGGTTTTAATCTGAAATGTCGAAAAGCGATACGCATCTTTTAAATGTGACGAGAGTAGTAAAAAGTTCCTATTTATGAGAGGTCAACGGGATTTGCAAGGAGGGAAAAGAGAATGGTGGCACGAAACGCAAAGGACATCCTGCCGATGATTCATGCGACACGCTTCCCGCTACGTTGGTTCTTGCTCTCTCGTGAAAAATTCTCTCGTCGACAGGCTTGACGAtcagaaaataatcaatatgAAAAACCACTTTGCTGCCGTTCATGTGTGAGTCATCTGagaagtttttttcttttctttttcttttctttcaagCATGACTCGCACGCGGGTGTGCTTCATGGTTGCTCGCGCGACAATTATCGTCGACGGTCgcaagaaggagagaaaaaaatggaaactATATCGCGAAAGTGAATGGCACGGCATGAATCGCGATTATTTTGTTATCGGCGTAATTGACGATTGCTGCTCGAACACTGCTCGCCTGACGCCGTCGATTCCGATCTCACGACTGTATTTCATGGCTCTTTGAGCTTTATTACCACTACGGCTTCAACGACGTTCATGTCATGTTCAATAGAGCGTCCGAAACGCGGCGTATCCTTTCGCTTTTCGCGCGAAAAGGGTGAAAGTACCACGGGGCCGGCGAATAATCACGCCGAGAGGCGTGATCATGCCGGTGGCCCACATTGCAAAATTCATGCCTTTGCTTTGAAAGCGACGAGTGCAGAGAACTAGGCTttacttttacattttctcATCCGTGTCACGCGATCTTGCACGTTAAATTGATTTAATCGTTAGAAATTCATACGTATAGCGCCGAATTGGACATTGATCCGCGGCGTGATCGGGTCTCGACGTGCCAAAAATTTACAactttcttctttcatttcGTTGCTTGTCCTTCACGTCAGTTGTATTAGCATCACTTTGGAATTGATTTCCCGTCTGAAGTTTAATATGcgtgcaaatattatttccgACACGGTGGGTGTAAATGTGAATTGGC comes from Ooceraea biroi isolate clonal line C1 chromosome 8, Obir_v5.4, whole genome shotgun sequence and encodes:
- the LOC105275554 gene encoding zinc transporter ZIP3, translating into MELTSHLHTSVELPTNETSLYHDMETHSSHKDSWEDVLTAKAVTMVVLCSVSTIMGIIPMFLAKWFKWDMSGQNPRSMQIVRILLGFGGGVLFSTTFLHLIPEVAEGVEHLVIEGKITPMKFSLAEALACTGFFIMYLVEESVHTYLRKRTADRDITIKKDVNRSTNELVENGHPTPYPSNNHSHAGHSHLPTIMDDNDDFLITSLRGLLIVLGLSVHELFEGLAIGLESSAGHVWYMFLAVASHKFVIAFCIGVELIASRTRRYLSIIYVCTFAVVSPIGIGIGMGLVGGGSAAASGPMAVILQGLASGTLLYVVFFEILQENRTGLTQYVSILVGFLVMFGLQMLSE